A DNA window from Flavobacteriales bacterium contains the following coding sequences:
- a CDS encoding DUF4157 domain-containing protein has translation MGASDKISSVSSEHSSHQRTFQAKLKIGSPGDKYEREADAMADRVLSMPSAPVHAAPANPGIQREAMDEEESMQMKPMEEDEMMQMKCAECEAEDKMMQRQPIEDEEEMMQMKCAECEDEGMQMQVQRKGEDEELMQQKESLPGTSKSPTAIQRSPDGSHTASPAVTDKIASSKGSGQSMDRATQGEMGSKMGADFSQVRIHNDQQAADMSQQLGARAFTVGTDIYFNQGQYSPSSNQGKHLLAHELTHTIQQKGLQRKMIQKADFDVDGLPPGASGNSRRIFFERGSSTIPPTELPKLAAFAGSATNITIKGTSSEEGSDAANTIIINARLKAVRDELNNVGYTGTATPVVDVAAGAGNIEYQRMRSVEIILPGGSSSTPPAVAVVPCTDPLAGGADYPTKWTDAETEAQRLITDARAKLSVAARTAATDAALLSFFGSNTDAKATEVEKKLKDISAQITQYLDPANHQCVNQCSGSVASNVGTGAAAMLTLCPNFFPDTLAERSGTTVHEAVHGTPSISGSDTAYAHHRLISFLSPADSIQNPDSYKLFLQTLDGQTPNVGPTTPDTLNGMNAVEEQQAKKATAWLEMYLTSTYLQLDTLYERLHSHRTGGAAAWPAGFYRNMMTKAAPHFGLTMPPALPSTEADQVKLAAVFHRYRTMRTVFRSPVTITKGVTNSWTAGPGSSVEVDAAFFGLGSMDQVKKLMELIVQATPDISGGLEPHYLTFMEEVRILLGLPAPPP, from the coding sequence ATGGGCGCATCTGATAAAATATCGTCGGTGTCCAGTGAGCATTCTTCTCACCAACGCACCTTCCAGGCCAAACTTAAAATAGGTAGTCCCGGCGATAAGTACGAGCGCGAAGCAGATGCCATGGCAGATCGTGTACTGAGCATGCCATCCGCTCCCGTTCATGCCGCACCGGCAAATCCCGGTATCCAACGGGAGGCGATGGACGAGGAAGAGTCTATGCAGATGAAGCCGATGGAGGAAGATGAAATGATGCAGATGAAGTGTGCGGAATGTGAGGCGGAAGACAAGATGATGCAGCGTCAGCCCATCGAAGATGAGGAAGAGATGATGCAAATGAAATGCGCGGAATGTGAAGATGAGGGCATGCAGATGCAAGTGCAGAGAAAAGGGGAGGATGAGGAATTGATGCAGCAAAAAGAATCGTTACCCGGAACAAGTAAATCTCCAACTGCCATTCAAAGATCACCTGATGGTTCGCATACCGCATCACCCGCAGTGACTGATAAAATAGCATCCTCCAAAGGTAGCGGTCAGTCAATGGATCGCGCAACGCAGGGGGAAATGGGTAGTAAGATGGGCGCCGACTTCAGTCAGGTCCGTATCCATAATGACCAACAGGCGGCGGATATGAGCCAGCAACTCGGTGCAAGGGCATTCACCGTCGGAACGGATATCTATTTCAATCAGGGCCAGTACAGCCCATCGTCCAATCAGGGAAAACACCTGCTGGCCCACGAACTCACACATACCATCCAGCAAAAAGGATTGCAAAGGAAAATGATCCAGAAGGCAGACTTTGATGTGGATGGACTGCCACCCGGCGCATCAGGTAATTCCCGGCGTATCTTTTTTGAAAGGGGATCAAGTACCATTCCTCCGACAGAACTTCCCAAGCTGGCGGCATTCGCAGGATCCGCCACGAATATTACGATCAAGGGTACGTCCAGTGAAGAAGGATCAGATGCCGCCAATACCATCATCATCAACGCGCGGTTAAAGGCAGTCAGAGATGAACTGAACAATGTAGGTTATACAGGAACTGCTACGCCGGTTGTAGATGTGGCCGCCGGTGCCGGTAACATCGAGTACCAACGCATGCGGTCGGTAGAGATCATCCTTCCCGGAGGTAGCTCTTCTACGCCACCCGCGGTGGCCGTGGTTCCTTGTACCGATCCGCTGGCCGGCGGTGCAGACTATCCGACAAAATGGACGGATGCGGAAACCGAAGCACAACGCCTGATTACGGATGCCCGCGCCAAACTGTCCGTTGCGGCCCGAACCGCAGCAACGGATGCAGCCCTTCTGAGTTTCTTTGGCAGTAACACAGATGCTAAGGCCACCGAAGTGGAAAAGAAATTGAAAGATATCAGTGCACAGATCACCCAGTATCTTGATCCGGCGAATCACCAATGTGTGAATCAATGCAGCGGCAGTGTGGCAAGCAACGTGGGTACCGGCGCTGCCGCCATGCTCACCCTGTGCCCGAACTTCTTCCCCGATACCCTGGCTGAAAGATCAGGGACCACGGTCCATGAAGCGGTACACGGCACACCATCCATCAGCGGAAGCGATACTGCCTATGCACACCACCGCCTGATCAGTTTCTTGTCACCCGCAGATTCAATTCAAAACCCTGACTCGTACAAACTGTTCCTGCAAACCCTGGACGGACAAACACCCAATGTGGGGCCCACCACGCCGGATACACTCAACGGAATGAATGCCGTTGAAGAACAACAGGCAAAGAAGGCTACAGCATGGTTGGAAATGTACCTGACAAGCACCTATCTGCAACTGGATACATTGTATGAACGTCTTCACAGCCACAGAACCGGCGGAGCCGCTGCCTGGCCGGCCGGATTCTATCGCAATATGATGACCAAAGCAGCTCCCCATTTCGGATTGACCATGCCGCCTGCCCTTCCATCCACGGAAGCCGATCAGGTGAAACTGGCAGCCGTATTCCACCGCTACCGCACCATGCGTACGGTATTCAGGAGTCCGGTCACCATTACCAAAGGTGTTACCAACAGCTGGACTGCAGGACCAGGCAGTTCCGTGGAAGTGGATGCAGCTTTCTTTGGATTGGGGTCCATGGATCAGGTCAAGAAACTGATGGAACTGATCGTTCAGGCAACCCCGGATATTAGTGGCGGACTTGAACCGCATTATCTTACCTTTATGGAAGAGGTCAGGATACTGCTCGGCTTACCGGCGCCTCCTCCGTAA